A DNA window from Pseudodesulfovibrio thermohalotolerans contains the following coding sequences:
- the hisI gene encoding phosphoribosyl-AMP cyclohydrolase: protein MNGLVPAIAQDAETGEVLMMAYMNEESWDKTLETGEAHYWSRSRQELWHKGGTSGHTQKVKSIRIDCDDDTLVLLIEQIGGAACHKGYRSCFYRELKDGEESLCSPLVFDPKEVYK from the coding sequence ATGAATGGGCTTGTGCCCGCCATCGCTCAGGACGCCGAAACCGGCGAGGTCCTGATGATGGCCTACATGAACGAAGAGTCATGGGACAAAACACTGGAAACCGGCGAGGCCCATTACTGGAGCCGCAGCCGACAGGAGCTGTGGCATAAGGGCGGTACCTCGGGCCATACGCAGAAGGTGAAGTCCATCCGCATTGACTGCGACGACGACACCTTGGTACTTCTCATCGAACAGATCGGCGGCGCGGCCTGCCACAAGGGCTACCGCTCCTGCTTCTACCGCGAACTCAAGGACGGCGAGGAGAGCTTGTGCTCGCCCCTCGTCTTCGACCCCAAAGAGGTTTATAAATAA
- the hisG gene encoding ATP phosphoribosyltransferase: MSEQFLRLGVPKGSLQDATLKLFEKAGWKIKLHERNYFPDIDDNRIKCSLARAQEMSMYVENGTFDVGLTGMDWIRENKSDVVVVDDLIYSKVSNRKARWVLCVRGDSPYKRPEDLEGKKISTELMGFTKEYFESIGVNVDVSFSWGTTEAKVVEGLCDGIVEITETGTTIKANGLRIIAELMQTNTQIIANKDAWANPEKRQLIEEINMLLQGALRAGKMVGLKMNLPKDKLSELNGTLPSLNSPTVAELQDPNWLSVEVMVEEKIVRELIPKLVSFGAEGIIEYPLNKVI, from the coding sequence ATGAGTGAACAGTTCCTTCGACTCGGCGTACCCAAAGGCTCCCTTCAGGATGCGACCCTCAAGCTCTTCGAAAAGGCGGGCTGGAAGATCAAGTTGCACGAGCGCAACTACTTCCCCGACATCGACGACAACCGCATTAAATGTTCTCTGGCGCGTGCCCAGGAAATGTCCATGTACGTCGAAAACGGCACGTTTGACGTCGGCCTGACCGGCATGGACTGGATTCGCGAGAACAAGTCCGACGTGGTGGTGGTCGACGACCTCATCTACTCCAAGGTCTCCAACCGCAAGGCCCGCTGGGTCCTGTGCGTGCGCGGCGACTCCCCGTACAAGCGGCCCGAGGATCTTGAAGGCAAGAAGATATCCACCGAGCTCATGGGCTTCACCAAGGAGTATTTCGAGTCCATCGGCGTGAACGTGGACGTTTCCTTCTCCTGGGGCACCACCGAGGCCAAGGTGGTCGAAGGGTTGTGCGACGGCATCGTCGAGATCACCGAGACCGGCACGACCATCAAGGCCAACGGGCTGCGGATCATCGCCGAGCTGATGCAGACCAATACCCAGATCATCGCCAACAAGGATGCCTGGGCCAACCCGGAAAAGCGGCAGCTTATCGAGGAGATCAACATGCTCCTCCAGGGCGCGCTGCGCGCGGGCAAGATGGTCGGGCTCAAGATGAACCTGCCCAAGGACAAGCTGTCCGAACTCAACGGCACCCTGCCCTCCCTGAACTCGCCCACCGTGGCCGAGTTGCAGGACCCCAACTGGCTGTCCGTCGAGGTCATGGTCGAGGAGAAGATCGTTCGCGAGCTTATCCCGAAACTGGTCAGCTTCGGTGCCGAGGGCATCATTGAATATCCGCTGAACAAGGTTATCTAG
- a CDS encoding TerC family protein, which yields MFEGLWTLENLIALITLSGLEIVLGIDNIVFVVVVTNKLPEASRDTARRLGIGLAMLTRIVLLLAISAIMGLTAPIFSVLGHVVSGRDLVLLTGGLFLLAKATHEIHDKLEGPPPGKGVAKAVHSYAGAIVQIVLLDVVFSLDSVITAVGMAQHLTVMIAAIVIAVGVMLIFAGPVSDFVSAHPTVQMLAFSFLLLVGIFLMAEGMHKHIDRGYIYFAMAFSLFVEFLNLKVRKRRRAASGS from the coding sequence ATGTTCGAAGGACTCTGGACACTGGAAAACCTTATCGCGCTGATTACCCTTTCCGGGCTGGAGATCGTGCTCGGCATCGACAACATCGTCTTTGTTGTGGTGGTCACCAACAAGCTGCCCGAGGCATCGCGGGACACGGCCAGAAGGCTCGGCATAGGGCTGGCCATGCTGACCCGTATCGTGCTCCTGCTGGCCATCTCGGCCATCATGGGATTGACCGCGCCGATCTTTTCCGTCCTCGGCCACGTGGTCTCGGGCCGCGATCTGGTGCTGCTCACGGGCGGCCTGTTCCTGCTGGCCAAGGCCACCCACGAGATTCACGACAAGCTCGAAGGGCCGCCCCCGGGCAAAGGCGTGGCCAAGGCCGTGCACTCCTACGCAGGGGCCATCGTCCAGATCGTGCTCCTGGACGTGGTCTTCTCCCTCGATTCCGTCATCACCGCCGTGGGCATGGCCCAGCACCTGACCGTCATGATCGCGGCCATCGTCATCGCCGTGGGCGTCATGCTCATCTTCGCCGGGCCTGTCTCGGACTTCGTCTCCGCCCACCCCACAGTGCAAATGCTCGCCTTCTCCTTCCTGCTCCTGGTGGGCATCTTCCTTATGGCCGAGGGGATGCACAAGCACATCGACCGGGGCTACATCTACTTCGCCATGGCGTTTTCACTGTTCGTTGAATTCCTGAACCTGAAGGTCCGCAAGCGGCGGAGGGCGGCCTCCGGGTCTTAG
- a CDS encoding class I SAM-dependent methyltransferase, translating into MTRRAGDAIVRGMDEYGSIAALYDPIVGPALLPIHRAMAERLAPCGGPVLDLCCGTGLLAAQALRMGLAVTGVDISPHMLAVARRKRPGARYILADASALPLPDNAFACATVSFALHEKPLPTARAILAEARRAVRPGGFILVADYLPPAPGRSLLTGAAIRIVERLAGRSHHDLFHRYMDGGGAVPLLKNAGLSAGCERTFMGGWVGLYAAVPARAH; encoded by the coding sequence ATGACGCGACGCGCAGGGGATGCTATCGTGCGCGGCATGGATGAATACGGTTCCATCGCCGCCCTGTACGACCCTATCGTGGGCCCGGCCCTGCTCCCGATCCATCGGGCCATGGCCGAGCGGCTGGCCCCATGCGGCGGCCCGGTCCTGGACCTGTGCTGCGGCACGGGATTGCTGGCGGCGCAGGCCCTTCGGATGGGACTGGCCGTGACCGGCGTGGACATCTCGCCGCACATGCTGGCCGTGGCGCGGAGGAAACGGCCCGGCGCGCGCTACATCCTGGCCGACGCCTCGGCCCTGCCCCTGCCGGACAACGCATTCGCCTGCGCGACCGTAAGCTTCGCTCTGCACGAGAAGCCCCTCCCCACCGCCCGCGCCATCCTGGCCGAGGCGCGCCGCGCGGTCCGTCCGGGCGGCTTCATCCTCGTGGCCGACTATCTGCCGCCCGCGCCTGGCCGGTCCCTGCTCACGGGCGCGGCCATCCGCATTGTCGAACGGCTGGCCGGGCGTTCCCATCACGACCTGTTCCACCGGTACATGGACGGCGGCGGCGCGGTCCCGCTCCTCAAGAACGCGGGGCTTTCCGCCGGTTGCGAGCGGACCTTCATGGGCGGCTGGGTCGGACTTTACGCGGCGGTCCCGGCCCGAGCGCATTGA
- a CDS encoding DsrE family protein has translation MSYDVVFHFDHDPKALKISFNNIKNYMAHFTGDKPAVSLVVNGPGVQLLLKDGEYAGQIREVHELGAEIKVCNNALNSFKIDPEQLCSECVVVPAGIVEIVELQDKGFKYIKP, from the coding sequence ATGAGTTACGATGTTGTTTTTCATTTCGACCATGACCCGAAGGCGTTGAAGATATCCTTCAACAACATCAAGAACTACATGGCGCATTTCACCGGGGACAAGCCTGCGGTGTCGCTGGTCGTCAACGGCCCGGGCGTGCAGCTCCTGCTCAAGGACGGCGAATACGCCGGGCAAATCCGTGAGGTCCACGAGCTTGGCGCGGAAATCAAGGTCTGCAACAACGCCCTGAACAGCTTCAAGATCGATCCGGAACAGCTCTGTTCCGAGTGCGTTGTGGTCCCTGCCGGAATCGTGGAAATCGTGGAATTGCAAGACAAGGGCTTCAAGTACATCAAGCCGTAA
- a CDS encoding ABC transporter ATP-binding protein codes for MTMLSITNLGKVFDSNKGVVTALEDINLTVDRGELAVIVGPSGCGKSTLLNIVAGLEHASSGEAALEGSPITEPGADRGMVFQSYTLFPWLTVQKNVEFGLRLKGVPTAERAQTARRYIEMVGLSGFENSLPKELSGGMKQRVAIARVLANKPAMLLMDEPFGALDAQTRLLLQELLLDVWRKESSTILFITHDIDEAILLADNVYIMSRRPGRLKARVPVNIPRPRDHKASLTPEFSRVKSQIMELLWEEIAAG; via the coding sequence ATGACCATGCTCTCCATAACCAACCTGGGCAAGGTCTTCGACTCCAACAAGGGGGTCGTGACCGCGCTTGAAGACATCAACCTGACCGTGGACCGGGGCGAGCTGGCGGTCATCGTCGGACCGAGCGGCTGCGGCAAGTCCACGCTGCTGAACATCGTGGCCGGACTGGAACACGCCTCGTCGGGCGAAGCCGCACTCGAAGGCAGCCCCATCACCGAGCCGGGCGCGGATCGGGGCATGGTCTTCCAGTCCTACACGCTTTTCCCCTGGCTGACCGTGCAAAAGAACGTGGAGTTCGGCCTGCGCCTCAAGGGAGTGCCCACGGCCGAACGCGCCCAGACCGCCAGACGCTATATCGAAATGGTCGGCCTGTCCGGGTTCGAGAACTCCCTGCCCAAGGAACTCTCGGGCGGCATGAAGCAGCGCGTGGCCATCGCCCGCGTATTGGCCAACAAACCGGCCATGCTGCTCATGGACGAACCGTTCGGAGCCCTGGACGCCCAGACCCGGCTGCTGCTTCAGGAGCTACTCCTTGACGTCTGGCGCAAAGAGTCCAGCACCATCCTGTTCATCACCCACGACATCGACGAAGCCATCCTGCTGGCCGACAACGTCTACATCATGTCCAGGCGGCCGGGCCGTCTCAAGGCGCGCGTCCCTGTGAACATTCCGCGCCCCCGCGACCACAAGGCCTCGCTGACCCCGGAATTCTCGCGGGTCAAGTCGCAGATCATGGAGCTTCTCTGGGAGGAGATCGCCGCCGGCTAA
- a CDS encoding ABC transporter permease, with the protein MRQKNPVRKGAWLAAASLSAVFCIWAGLAYTGSVKPLFLPPPHKVFLSFGEMFDEGILFSYTWDSVYRVMVGWSLAAVTAVPLGLFIGTSRRASHMIAPVMEFARYLPVVALVPLTLLYFGIGDAQKFAIIFLGTFFQLVLMVADSVASVPADLSRAAATLGANRMQTYRLVLFPGALPGIMDDLRITVGWAWTYLVVAELVAANSGLGYMILRAQRFLAIDRIFAGLIIIGVLGLLTDYLFKLLGRIITPWSDKQ; encoded by the coding sequence ATGAGACAAAAAAATCCGGTGCGAAAAGGGGCGTGGCTGGCGGCCGCGTCCCTGTCCGCCGTCTTCTGCATCTGGGCCGGCCTGGCCTACACGGGTTCGGTCAAGCCGCTGTTTCTTCCGCCGCCCCACAAGGTCTTCCTTTCCTTTGGGGAAATGTTCGACGAAGGGATTCTCTTCTCCTACACCTGGGACAGCGTGTATCGGGTCATGGTCGGCTGGTCCCTGGCGGCCGTGACCGCAGTTCCCCTGGGGCTGTTTATCGGCACGTCGCGCCGGGCCTCGCACATGATCGCCCCGGTCATGGAATTCGCCCGATACCTGCCGGTGGTCGCCCTGGTGCCGCTCACCCTGCTCTATTTCGGCATCGGCGACGCCCAAAAATTCGCCATCATCTTTTTGGGCACCTTTTTCCAACTGGTCCTGATGGTCGCGGACAGCGTAGCCTCCGTGCCCGCCGACCTGAGCCGGGCAGCGGCCACCCTCGGCGCGAACCGGATGCAGACGTACCGGCTGGTCCTGTTCCCCGGCGCGCTGCCGGGCATCATGGACGACCTGCGCATCACCGTTGGCTGGGCCTGGACCTATCTGGTGGTGGCCGAACTGGTAGCCGCCAACTCGGGCCTGGGCTACATGATCCTGCGCGCCCAACGCTTCCTGGCCATTGACCGGATATTCGCCGGACTCATCATCATCGGCGTGCTCGGCCTGCTGACCGACTACCTGTTCAAACTGCTCGGCCGCATCATAACCCCCTGGAGCGACAAGCAATGA
- a CDS encoding ABC transporter substrate-binding protein, with product MKRIVLLACALVLCASTAFAGTPVKVAHATWVGYGPLYIAKELGCFDREGLDVDMVIIEDEAQYAAALASGNIDGLGNVLDREVIHYAKGTPEIVVFGMDESSGGDGVIASGEIKTVADLKGKTVGMDKSSTSYFFFLSILAKYGVDEKDITIMEMGASDAGAAFVAGRIDAAVTWEPWLANAGQREGGHVLVSSKDMPKTIVDVFVLNADYVAEHPEVPAKMTKCWNEAIAWYAQNPEKGNEIMAKAMGLKIQEMADMAAGVTFIGKDDNKAFFDKTKANSIYEVAERAISFWKSKGIITKDVSVDKLISADYVNAD from the coding sequence ATGAAACGCATTGTCCTGTTGGCCTGCGCACTCGTTCTCTGTGCTTCCACCGCCTTTGCCGGCACACCCGTCAAAGTGGCCCACGCCACCTGGGTCGGCTACGGCCCGCTCTACATAGCCAAGGAGCTCGGGTGCTTCGACAGGGAAGGCCTGGATGTGGACATGGTCATCATCGAAGATGAGGCCCAGTACGCCGCGGCGCTCGCCTCCGGCAACATCGACGGTTTGGGCAACGTGCTCGACCGCGAGGTCATCCACTACGCCAAGGGCACTCCCGAAATAGTGGTCTTCGGCATGGACGAGTCCTCGGGCGGAGACGGCGTGATCGCCTCCGGCGAGATCAAGACCGTGGCCGACCTCAAGGGCAAGACCGTGGGCATGGACAAGTCCTCCACTTCCTATTTCTTCTTCCTGTCCATCCTCGCCAAGTACGGCGTGGACGAAAAGGACATCACCATCATGGAAATGGGCGCTTCTGACGCTGGCGCGGCTTTCGTGGCGGGACGCATCGACGCCGCCGTGACCTGGGAGCCCTGGCTGGCCAACGCTGGCCAGCGCGAAGGCGGCCACGTGCTCGTCTCCTCCAAGGACATGCCCAAGACCATCGTGGACGTCTTCGTGCTCAACGCCGACTACGTCGCCGAGCACCCCGAGGTCCCGGCCAAGATGACCAAGTGCTGGAACGAAGCCATCGCCTGGTACGCCCAGAACCCGGAAAAGGGCAACGAAATCATGGCCAAGGCCATGGGCCTCAAAATCCAGGAAATGGCCGACATGGCCGCGGGCGTGACCTTCATCGGCAAGGACGACAACAAGGCCTTCTTCGACAAGACCAAGGCCAACAGCATCTACGAAGTCGCCGAACGCGCCATCTCCTTCTGGAAGTCCAAGGGAATCATCACCAAGGACGTGAGCGTGGACAAGCTCATCAGCGCCGACTACGTCAACGCCGATTAA
- a CDS encoding pyrimidine dimer DNA glycosylase/endonuclease V: MRLWTLHPRFLDTKGLTAVWREGLLARKVLRGGTKGYTRHPQLIRFRAHPDPLAAIDAYLAGILGEARERGYNFDASKIDERARAIPIAETTGQLDYEWRHLLEKLQRRAPDRFEELRDQSPAPHPLFVLEAGDVRDWEIR; the protein is encoded by the coding sequence TTGCGGCTGTGGACCCTCCATCCCCGCTTCCTCGACACCAAGGGGCTGACCGCCGTCTGGCGCGAGGGACTCCTCGCCCGCAAGGTCCTTCGCGGCGGGACCAAGGGGTACACGAGACACCCTCAGCTCATCCGTTTCCGCGCCCACCCCGACCCGTTGGCCGCCATCGACGCCTATCTCGCGGGCATCCTCGGCGAGGCTCGCGAACGGGGCTACAACTTTGACGCCTCCAAAATAGATGAACGCGCCCGCGCGATCCCCATTGCGGAAACCACCGGACAGCTCGACTACGAATGGCGGCACCTGCTCGAAAAGCTCCAGCGGCGCGCCCCGGACCGCTTCGAGGAACTGCGCGACCAGAGCCCGGCACCCCACCCCCTCTTCGTCCTCGAAGCCGGAGACGTGCGGGACTGGGAGATCCGCTAG